The window TTTCAGACAGAGTAAACCTGCCATAGCTGGGATTGAAGTCCTGGGTGGTAGTATCAAAAAGGGTTACAGTCTCATGAACCAGGATGGCCTACGAGTAGGTGTGGTTGAAAGTATGCAGGATAAAGGAGATAACCTACCCTCAATATCCAAGGGACAAAAAGTGGCCATGGCCATAAAAGATGGAGTTTTCGGCCGCAATTTAGATGAGGGTGATGTGTTATACGTGGACATTCCCGAAAACCATTATAAAGTCCTTGAAAACGAGATGAAAACTGATCTCAGTGATGATGAAACAGAAATACTGTTGGAAACTGTGGATATCAAAAGGAAAGATGAATCGAACTGGGGAATTTACTAATAAATCCAGAATACAGCTATAATATATTGAATCATCATTAATTAGATGGAAAACGATAAATAATATGAAAATAAAACACCAAAAATAAGATGGAGGAGATAGATTGGCATTTAAATTAATTATTTCCCAAGATGAAAACAGCCATCAGCTGGAAGTGGAAGCTGCTGAGTCTAAAAAATTAATCGGACTAAAAATCGGCGACGAATTCGATGCTTCACCAGTGGGTCTTGCAGGATACACCCTTTGCATTACTGGAGGAAGCGATAAAAACGGTTTTCCCATGAAAAAAGACGTTGAAGGATCCAGAAGGATAAAAAGCCTCCTTTCGAAGGGAGTTGGATTCCAACCAAAACGAAAAGGAGAAAGAAGGAGAAAAACCGTCCGTGGAAACACAATATCTGATGATATAGTCCAGATTAACACAGTAGTAGTAAAGAAAGGTTCCAAATCCGTAGAAGATCTTCTAAACAGCGATGAGTAAAGATGATAGGTGTGACCAGTGAAAGTACAGTCTGAAGTAAACATTGGGCTAGTGGGGCATGTTGACCATGGTAAAACCACCCTCACCAAGGCCTTGTCAGGTATATGGACCGACACCCATAGTGAGGAAACAAAGAGAGGTATTTCTATCCGTTTAGGTTATGCTGATATAACCTTCAGGAGATGTATGCAATGTCCCGAACCCCAGTGCTACACCACTGCCTTGGTGTGTGAACACTGTGGTAGTGAAACACAGACTCTCCGTAAAGTTTCTTTTGTGGACTCACCAGGACACGAAACCCTCATGGCAACCATGCTCTCTGGAGCAGCCATTATGGACGGTGCAGTGTTGGTTATAGCGGCCAATGAATCCTGCCCCCAACCACAAACCAAAGAACATTTAATGGCACTGGATGTTATAGGTGTTAAGGAAGTTATTGTGGTTCAAAACAAGATCGACATTGTATCCAAGGAGAGGGCCCTGGAAAGTTACCAGGAGATCAAAGAATTCGTGAAGGGAACCTGTGCTGAAGACGCTCCAATTATACCAGTATCAGCTCAACAGGGAGCTAACATAGATATTCTCATTGAAAGCATTCAACACATAATAAGAACACCCCGACGTTCACTTAGGAAGGCACCCCGTATGCACGTGGCCCGTTCCTTTGACATTAACCGACCTGGTTGCAGTCCTGAAAAGATCCAGGGAGGAGTTATAGGAGGATCACTTATCCAGGGAAAACTGCATCTGGGTGATGAGATTGAAATCAAACCAGGAATACAGGTGAAAGATAAAGGTAAATTAAAATGGATGAGCCTTTACTCAAAGGTTACTGGATTAAATGGTGGTGGGGAAGCTGTGGATGAAGTAGGTCCTGGAGGACTCATTGGAGTTGCCACCAAACTGGACCCTGCACTTACCAAAGCAGATTCTCTTTCTGGATCCGTAGCCGGGAAACCAGGATCCCTACCCGACATAATGCACCAGTTCACCATGAAAACCCACTTACTGGATCGAGTGGTGGGTACTAAAGAAGAGAAGAAAGTAAATCCTATAAAATCGTCTGAACCCCTCATGATTAACATTGGCACCGCTACCACCATTGGAGTGGTCACCAGCGCACGTAAAAAAGAAGCTGAAGTGAAACTTAAGCTACCAGTATGCGCTGAATCTGGTCAGAGAGTTGCTCTTTCCAGAAGAGTGGGTGCCAGGTGGAGATTGATTGGTTATGGAATCATACGCTAAACAGGCAGTT is drawn from Methanobacterium petrolearium and contains these coding sequences:
- a CDS encoding 30S ribosomal protein S6e, producing MAFKLIISQDENSHQLEVEAAESKKLIGLKIGDEFDASPVGLAGYTLCITGGSDKNGFPMKKDVEGSRRIKSLLSKGVGFQPKRKGERRRKTVRGNTISDDIVQINTVVVKKGSKSVEDLLNSDE
- a CDS encoding translation initiation factor IF-2 subunit gamma — translated: MKVQSEVNIGLVGHVDHGKTTLTKALSGIWTDTHSEETKRGISIRLGYADITFRRCMQCPEPQCYTTALVCEHCGSETQTLRKVSFVDSPGHETLMATMLSGAAIMDGAVLVIAANESCPQPQTKEHLMALDVIGVKEVIVVQNKIDIVSKERALESYQEIKEFVKGTCAEDAPIIPVSAQQGANIDILIESIQHIIRTPRRSLRKAPRMHVARSFDINRPGCSPEKIQGGVIGGSLIQGKLHLGDEIEIKPGIQVKDKGKLKWMSLYSKVTGLNGGGEAVDEVGPGGLIGVATKLDPALTKADSLSGSVAGKPGSLPDIMHQFTMKTHLLDRVVGTKEEKKVNPIKSSEPLMINIGTATTIGVVTSARKKEAEVKLKLPVCAESGQRVALSRRVGARWRLIGYGIIR